ATGAATATCCCAATAATTTAGACATCTGTTTTAATGTAAACCCCTTTTTGCATCTCAACTCTCTTAAATGCTCATACATACAATTCTCTCCTCCCTATTCCCCATTATGGGGTTTTCTTTTGTTTATATTATATAGCTATAATTTAATAACGTCAACACCAGTTTCCCCGTATTGGGTATTTTTTACTTTTTTCTTGATTTCCCATTATGGGCACTATAGAATTATAGTGAGGGGGGATTTTATGTTTGCCAAAAGACTTAGACTATTGAGAACTGAATTGGGTTTGACTCAAAAAGAGCTTGCTGACAAGTTAAATATAAGAAATACTGCTATTTCAAAATATGAACTCGGCGAACGAGAGCCCGATATAGAAACCCTTGCTTTTCTATCAAATTTATTTGATGTTTCCGTTGACTATCTAATAGGCAAATCAGATGAGCGAAACCACGACAAACCATCTATGACTATCAAGCGATACAATTTAGTTGAAGGCGTAGAAGAACTGCCTCAAGAAGCCATCGATCAAATAGATGAATACATAAGACTATTGAAACTAAAATACAAAAATGAAAACAAAGGCAACAACTAAAACGTCATTTTGTGAATCAACTTCAATACTCAACAACTTATCCCCATAAGTTTTATATTCTTGAACTTTATAATTATATTATAGTTCAAGTCTTTTGAATTATCAAGTCTTTTTTGAGCATGAGTACAAGATTTGTAAATTCTAATCTCTTTAATTTGCTTTTGTTGTATAATAATATTAGTTTAAAAACCTTGAACTGGAGGCAATATGTCAAATTTACCTGAGAGAATAAAATTATTAAGAAAAGAGAAAAAACTAACTCAATCTGAATTTGGTAAAATATTTGGAATAGCAAAATCAACTGTTTCCATGTACGAAAATGGAAATAGCTCTCCAGATGATGAACTCAAAATCAAAATAGCCGATCACTTCAATGTATCTGTAGACTATCTTCTAGGTAGAACAGATGAGAGAGGCGGATTTAAATACTCAGCATCAGAGAAAAAATCATTTGCCCTAAAAGAAAACTTCGGCGAATTGCCACAGGAAGCTTTAGATCAAATAGACGAATACATCAGATTTTTGAAATTTAAATACAAAGATAAATAATACACGAAAGAATAACTTTGGAATTAAACAAAAAAATAATGCAAAGAATAATGCCGTGGATAAAATTCAGCTAAGAACTGAATTTCATCCACGGCATTTAATATTTCATGGCATATCCTTCACTAGAGTACTATTGCTCTAGAGGGAATTCTTCTTCCGATTCCACATCTATATAATTTTCAAACCTAACAGCATCTACGCTCATAGTAAGTCTTCCAACTAAATTCCCAGCTTCATATACCTGTCCTTCTTTTGTACCATCCGATTTAAAATTAAATACCACACTATAATCACTATGTTCTCCTGTACCGTTTGCAGTTACAGTCCCTGCTACCGCTCTACCAAGAACATCAAATTCATCTAATGCAATATTCACATCAAATGTCATCAATCCAAGCTCTGGATGAGTAAAATATATAGTTCCATATCCAGTTTGAGTAGTATAAACTG
The Tissierellales bacterium DNA segment above includes these coding regions:
- a CDS encoding helix-turn-helix domain-containing protein, whose product is MSNLPERIKLLRKEKKLTQSEFGKIFGIAKSTVSMYENGNSSPDDELKIKIADHFNVSVDYLLGRTDERGGFKYSASEKKSFALKENFGELPQEALDQIDEYIRFLKFKYKDK
- a CDS encoding helix-turn-helix domain-containing protein, producing the protein MFAKRLRLLRTELGLTQKELADKLNIRNTAISKYELGEREPDIETLAFLSNLFDVSVDYLIGKSDERNHDKPSMTIKRYNLVEGVEELPQEAIDQIDEYIRLLKLKYKNENKGNN